CGAGCAGAATGTCGAGGCGCACTTCCCCGCCGAACGTCTGGCTCTGCTGCGTCACGGCCTGGGACTCGACGATCAACCGCTCAAGCCTGCGCAGGTCGAATGGCAAAATCCGGAGCAACTGCGCTTCGTTCTCAAGGAAGGCAAGAAGCGTCAGATTCGCCGGATGTGCGAACTCGTCGGTCTGCATGTGACTGGCCTCAAGCGCGTGCGCATGGGACGCATCACGCTGGGCAACCTGCCCGTGGGTGAGTGGCGTTATCTGCGCGCTGGCGAAGGCTTCTGAGTCAGCATCGCGCATGAAAAAGCCCGCCATCGAGGCGGGCTTTTTTTATGCCTGTTGCAACGTCAGTCGTCGGTTTTCGGGTCGAGTCCCGGGAAGAGAATCTCGGTAAAGCCGAACTTGCTGAAGTCGGTAATCCGCATCGGATAGAGCTTGCCGATCAAGTGGTCGCATTCATGCTGCACCACCCGGGCATGAAAACCTTCGGCGATACGGTCGATCGGGTTGCCTTTCTGATCCAGCCCCTCGTAGCGCAGCATCGAGTAGCGATTGACCATGCCGCGCAGCCCCGGCACTGACAGACAGCCCTCCCAGCCCTCCTCCATGTCCTGCGTCAGCGGCGTGATGACAGGATTGATGAGCACGGTTTGGGGGACCTCGGGCGCATCCGGATAGCGCTCGTTGTGCTCGAAACCGAAGATCACCACCTGCAGATCGACACCGATTTGCGGCGCCGCGAGTCCGGCGCCGTTAGCATGTTTCATGGTGTCGAACATGTTTGCGACGAGTTCGTCCAGCTCGGGCGTATTGAACTGCTCCACAGGTTTGGCGATGCGCAGCAGGCGCGGATCGCCCATCTTCAGAATGTCGCAAATCATCGGTTGGGTCCTCACATCAAAGCGCGGCCAACATTGCCCGCATAGCATCTTCGTCAAGTACAGGCACGCCAAGTGCCTCGGCCTTGGCCAATTTACTGCCCGCCTCGGCCCCCGCCACCACGTAGTCGGTCTTCGCCGAGACCGAACCTGCCACTTTCGCACCCAGCGCTTCGAGCATCGCTTTCGCCTCGTCGCGCGAGAGTGTCGGCAACGTGCCCGTCAGCACGAACGTCTTGCCCGCCAGCGGCAGCGGCGCCACAGCCGCCGGTTCGGACTCCGGCCAGGTGACGCCCGCCGCGCGCAGTTGTTCGATCACCTCGACATTATGCGGCTCGGCAAAAAAATTGGCGATGGACTGCGCCACAATGGGTCCGACGTCCGGCACCGCCAGCAGTTCCTCGGCGCTGGCCGCCATCACGTTGTCGAGCTTGCCGAAATAGCGTGCCAGATCTTTCGCCGTCGCCTCGCCCACGTGACGGATGCCCAGCGCGAAGATGAACCGTGCCAGCGTCGTGTGACGCGCCGTCTCCAATGCCGCGACCAGATTCGACGCCGACTTGTCGGCCATCCGATCAAGCGCTGCGAGTTTCGCAACGCCGAGTTTGAAGAGGTCCGCCGGGGTCCGAATAATCTGCTGATCAACCAGTTGTTCGACAAGCTTGTCGCCCAGCCCTTCGATATCGAGCGCCCGGCGCTGTGCAAAGTGCAACAAGGCCTGCTTGCGCTGCGCCGCGCAGATCAACCCGCCGGTGCAACGTGCAATCACCTCGTCGGGCAGCTTCTCGATGGCCGATCCGCACACCGGGCACGCCGTCGGCATGACGAACGCCCGTGCGTCGGCCGGCCGGCGCTCGAGCACCGACCCGACGACTTCGGGAATCACATCGCCTGCGCGGCGCACGATCACCGTATCGCCGATCATCACATCCTTGCGGCGAATCTCGTCTTCGTTGTGCAGCGTAGCATTGGTCACCGTCGCCCCGCCGACGAAGACCGGCGCGAGCCGTGCCACCGGGGTAATCGCCCCGGTTCGCCCCACTTGCACCTCGATATCCAGCAATGTCGTCAGCGCTTCCTGCGCCGGAAACTTGTGTGCCAGCGCAAAACGCGGCGCGCGCGAGACAAAGCCGAGGCGGTCCTGCTCGT
This window of the Pandoraea fibrosis genome carries:
- the def gene encoding peptide deformylase, whose protein sequence is MICDILKMGDPRLLRIAKPVEQFNTPELDELVANMFDTMKHANGAGLAAPQIGVDLQVVIFGFEHNERYPDAPEVPQTVLINPVITPLTQDMEEGWEGCLSVPGLRGMVNRYSMLRYEGLDQKGNPIDRIAEGFHARVVQHECDHLIGKLYPMRITDFSKFGFTEILFPGLDPKTDD
- the ligA gene encoding NAD-dependent DNA ligase LigA, which produces MSQTSVPGQDANAPTAADATAAAQRAAALRIELARHNRAYYEDDAPLIPDAEYDRLFGELVALETEFPELQRPDSPTQRVGGKPVEGFAPVVHRVPMLSLNNGFADEDVEAFDRRVSDGLRDGNAPSGDLFGTPVEYAAELKFDGLAIALRYEHGVLVQAATRGDGTTGEDVTANIRTIKKIPLTLNTDHPPEVLEVRGEVLMFRADFDKLNRAQEAAGEKVFVNPRNAAAGSLRQLDSKITAKRPLSFFAYGVGELVGVPMPETHSALLDWYVTLGIPVNDRRDVVQGAAGLLAFYRAVGEARESLPYDIDGVVYKVNRRDEQDRLGFVSRAPRFALAHKFPAQEALTTLLDIEVQVGRTGAITPVARLAPVFVGGATVTNATLHNEDEIRRKDVMIGDTVIVRRAGDVIPEVVGSVLERRPADARAFVMPTACPVCGSAIEKLPDEVIARCTGGLICAAQRKQALLHFAQRRALDIEGLGDKLVEQLVDQQIIRTPADLFKLGVAKLAALDRMADKSASNLVAALETARHTTLARFIFALGIRHVGEATAKDLARYFGKLDNVMAASAEELLAVPDVGPIVAQSIANFFAEPHNVEVIEQLRAAGVTWPESEPAAVAPLPLAGKTFVLTGTLPTLSRDEAKAMLEALGAKVAGSVSAKTDYVVAGAEAGSKLAKAEALGVPVLDEDAMRAMLAAL